The Clostridium aceticum genomic interval CATGAATATGGAGGTAGAGACTTTTAAATATAAAATAAAATATAAACGGTATAGTATAGTAAGCAAGTAAGATGTATAATAATATAAAGGAGTTTACTCCTTAATCAGTCTTTTGGATTCAATGGGGCAAAAGAAAAGCAGGTGCTGTGAACATCTGCTTTTCTGCTTTACATAAATATGGTAGGTAGAGATTTTTTACATGTAAAATAAAACTAAAAGGTAGGGTATATTAAGTGAATAAAGTGTATAATAATATTAAGTAAAGTCTACTTACTAGTAGACAAAATTGCCGAGGTTCAATTGACAAAAAGAAAAGCAGGCGGGCTGGCCTGCTTTTCTTTTTGACCTTTTTTATTTGTCCGAAATGTGTCCGAAAGTTGTCCTTCCAGGCACTTGGTATCCATGTTATTATGATAGTGTGGAAAAGCCGTAAACAAGTTAAATATACTACTTCCCCTGATAAACCCTACTGAATGTTATTAATTCAGCGGGGTTTTTTTATTGAGAGGTGATATTATGAGAGCAATAGGCAAGAGAGTATTTGTAAACTACTTAAATAAAATCAACAGAGAAGAAAAAGAAAGGCAAACAAAGCAGTTCAAGGAGCTTCAAGAAAATAGTTGTTATAAGTGTCCTTATAGCACCTGGACTGGTGTGAAGTTATTTTGTATGATGCCAAGATGTATCAATAAACAAACTGATAGATCAATAGATGAAAGAGAAAAGGAGTTGATTTAACATTTATATTAAAAAAATTGATGATAAAATCAAAGAAATCAAAAGTAATACAGAGAAGCAAATAAAGTATTTAGAAGAAATGAAAGAACTAATACTGACTACCAGTAGTACGCTAGAAGAGATAATATTGAAAAAGTATTTAGAACTACAAAGTGTGGCTGACACATCAAAATGGTTGAATCAAAAAGGCTATAGAGTCAACACTGGTAAAGGTAATAGAAAATATATTTCTAATGATATTACTAAAATAATAAATGATAAGCATTGTAATGCCTCGGATAAGTTGAAAGAATTTGCTAAGGCACTATACAAAAAGAATTATAATTACTCAAAGAAAGTTTTTTAACAGTGGGCTATGGAGCTCTTTTTTTATGGCGTTAATTTTGAAATAGTAGGTGGTGTCAATGAATACAGTTGAGCCGATCAGGGATATAGATGTGGTATATGATATTGCTGAATACCTTAGAGTACGAAATCAGAGAGACTATGTGATGTGGATGTTTGGAATTCATACTGGATTAAGAATCTCTGATATTTTGAAGCTGAGGGTGAGAGATGTAAAAGACAAAGAGTTTATCTACTTGAGGGAAAAGAAAAGAAAAAAAGAAAGAAAGATTATTTTGCATTATGATTTAAGGCAAATCATAAATGAGTATATTCATGATAAAGAAAACTACGAGTATCTTTTCAAGTCACGGAAAGGAACAAATCAACCAATAAGTGCAGTACAGGCATGGAGGATAATTAAGGGTGCAGCAAAAGCTTTTGGAGTAGAATGTGTTGCAACACATTCCATGAGAAAAACTCACGGATATATTATTTATATCTTATCAGAGAAAGATCCTGTAGCAGTAAAAGAAGCACTGAACCAAGGGGATGTTTCGTCAGCTTTAAGATATATTGGTGTGAGACAGGATATGGTTGATAAGCATGTGAAGAAGTTGGGGGACTATATAAGCCAAAAGCGGAAGTAATTTCTTCTTATGTCTTTAATGTAATAAAAAAAGACGACATTACATTGGCTGATAAAAATACTGGACATATATAAGTAGCAAAAAATATTTGCGAATGTAAAAATATCACTGTTTTATTACATTCAAATAAGAAAAAAACACGGGTCCTTCTGGAAAAGTCGAAGACCAGCGGGTACTCTCGACCCCAAAATCCGTCTAGATTCAAAAAAAATTTATTTGCCATTTCCACTACCAAGGAGGGGATGTTATGAAAGAAATAAACTCTAAAAAAGTTGAATCTGTTGATAGTGTAACTGTATCCAGTGGTGTGCTTGCTGATCTTTTTAGTTTGACTGATAGAAGAGTAAGGCAGCTAAGTGAAGAGGGTATTTTGGTCAAAGTTAAAAGAGGGCGATACAGTTTAGCTGATAGTGTAAAAAACTATATTAT includes:
- a CDS encoding tyrosine-type recombinase/integrase, translated to MNTVEPIRDIDVVYDIAEYLRVRNQRDYVMWMFGIHTGLRISDILKLRVRDVKDKEFIYLREKKRKKERKIILHYDLRQIINEYIHDKENYEYLFKSRKGTNQPISAVQAWRIIKGAAKAFGVECVATHSMRKTHGYIIYILSEKDPVAVKEALNQGDVSSALRYIGVRQDMVDKHVKKLGDYISQKRK